Proteins encoded by one window of Sphingosinicella sp. BN140058:
- a CDS encoding peptidylprolyl isomerase gives MKLGTFRRAALMLAGTMVAATALAQSAANQAPGAGQSGPAQSGAGQTGLDIPQDARFLAKEDPSIRKATAIVNGTVITGTDIDHRMALIRIANGGNIPPEEEPRLRAQVLRNLIDETLQIQAAEAQDMKVEQKDIDNYFTRYAQQFKQSPQQFAAYLRQNGSSETSIKRQIHGELAWSRLQARQIEPFVNVSQEEVTELIKRLNAARGTQEFKVSEIFLSATPETAAETRANAQRIVEQLRKGASFRAYARQFSEASTAAVGGDLDWVRSEQLPEALAAAVKQIPVGTVSDPIAIPGGFSIIAVEDTRQFLTADPRDAVLSLKQMTVRFAKGTARPEVESKVQQLVSTTQSMGGCGGAEAAAQKIGAEVVTNDQVPVRTLPPQMQQSLLNLSIGQATPPFGAVDDRISVLVMCGRDDPAQAREVSFDQVYGQLTEQRVNMRAMRYLRDLRRDAVVDYR, from the coding sequence ATGAAGCTCGGGACTTTTCGCAGGGCGGCGCTGATGCTGGCCGGCACGATGGTGGCGGCGACTGCGCTTGCCCAGAGCGCTGCCAATCAGGCTCCAGGCGCCGGTCAGAGCGGCCCGGCCCAAAGCGGCGCCGGCCAGACCGGGCTTGACATCCCTCAGGATGCCCGCTTCCTCGCCAAGGAGGATCCTTCGATCCGCAAGGCGACGGCGATCGTCAACGGCACCGTCATCACCGGCACCGACATCGACCACCGCATGGCGCTGATCCGCATCGCCAACGGCGGCAACATTCCGCCCGAGGAGGAGCCGCGGCTCCGGGCGCAGGTGCTCCGCAACCTGATCGACGAGACCCTTCAGATCCAGGCTGCCGAAGCGCAGGACATGAAGGTCGAGCAGAAAGACATCGACAATTATTTCACCCGCTATGCGCAGCAGTTCAAGCAGTCTCCGCAGCAATTCGCGGCCTATTTGCGCCAGAACGGGTCTTCGGAAACGTCGATCAAGCGCCAGATCCACGGTGAGCTCGCCTGGAGCCGCCTGCAGGCGCGGCAGATCGAGCCGTTCGTCAACGTCTCGCAGGAAGAGGTTACCGAGCTGATCAAGCGCCTGAACGCCGCCCGCGGCACCCAGGAGTTCAAGGTTTCCGAAATTTTCCTGTCGGCGACCCCGGAAACGGCTGCCGAGACCCGCGCCAACGCGCAGCGCATCGTCGAGCAGCTTCGCAAGGGCGCGTCGTTCCGTGCCTATGCGCGTCAATTCTCCGAAGCCTCGACCGCGGCCGTCGGCGGCGACCTGGACTGGGTGCGCTCGGAGCAGCTGCCGGAAGCGCTCGCCGCGGCGGTGAAGCAGATCCCGGTCGGCACCGTCAGCGATCCGATCGCGATTCCCGGCGGCTTCTCGATCATCGCCGTTGAGGACACGCGTCAGTTCCTTACCGCCGATCCGCGCGATGCCGTGCTCAGCCTCAAGCAGATGACGGTGCGCTTCGCCAAGGGCACTGCGCGGCCGGAGGTCGAATCGAAGGTCCAGCAGCTGGTCAGCACCACGCAGTCGATGGGCGGCTGCGGCGGCGCAGAGGCTGCCGCTCAGAAGATCGGGGCCGAGGTCGTGACCAACGATCAGGTGCCGGTGCGGACTTTGCCGCCGCAGATGCAGCAGAGCCTGCTGAACCTTTCGATCGGCCAGGCCACCCCGCCCTTCGGCGCGGTCGACGATCGCATCAGCGTCCTTGTGATGTGCGGCCGCGACGATCCGGCGCAGGCCCGCGAGGTCTCGTTCGATCAGGTTTACGGCCAGCTGACAGAGCAGCGAGTCAACATGCGGGCGATGCGGTACCTGCGCGATCTTCGCCGCGACGCCGTGGTCGACTACCGCTGA
- a CDS encoding RsmB/NOP family class I SAM-dependent RNA methyltransferase encodes MTPAARVQAAIELLDEIIVAARTAGPAADTLITRWFKTRRFAGSKDRRAVRELVYRAIRRAGEPPASGRAAMLGVAEEEPELRALFDGSPHGPAPIAGDEAPAPASVAPRWLDDLFDPTLDGADRAALLDRAPLDLRVNRLKGEREVALEALPDAVPTPLSPIGLRLPEGSRIEEGQPWLSGLVEVQDEGSQLLALACEAHGAQTVVDLCAGAGGKTLALAAEMENKGRLIAADADRSRLSRMAPRLVRAGVSNVETLLLNPGREREALADLRGTADIVLVDAPCSGTGTWRRNPETRWRLTPDRLARLVALQSQLLDVAAELVRPGGFLVYAVCSLLRQEGRDQADRFSARSSLVPAPLAITAGSDARTGRILAPARDNTDGFFVARWQAPC; translated from the coding sequence ATGACCCCGGCAGCCCGCGTCCAGGCCGCGATCGAGTTGCTGGACGAGATCATCGTCGCCGCACGTACAGCAGGTCCCGCCGCCGACACGTTGATCACCCGCTGGTTCAAGACTCGCCGGTTCGCCGGGTCAAAAGATCGGCGGGCGGTGCGCGAACTGGTCTACCGCGCGATCCGTCGCGCCGGCGAACCGCCCGCGTCGGGGCGCGCGGCGATGCTCGGCGTCGCGGAGGAGGAGCCGGAGCTTCGCGCGCTGTTCGACGGCTCGCCCCACGGACCGGCGCCGATTGCCGGAGATGAGGCCCCCGCGCCCGCTTCGGTCGCGCCGCGCTGGCTCGACGACCTGTTCGATCCGACGCTCGACGGTGCCGATCGCGCCGCCTTGCTTGATCGTGCGCCGCTCGATCTGCGCGTCAATCGCCTCAAGGGCGAACGCGAGGTCGCGCTTGAGGCCCTGCCCGATGCCGTCCCGACTCCGCTGTCGCCGATCGGACTTCGTCTTCCGGAAGGAAGCCGGATCGAGGAGGGGCAGCCGTGGCTGTCCGGCCTGGTCGAGGTGCAGGACGAGGGTAGCCAATTGCTCGCGCTCGCTTGCGAGGCACACGGCGCGCAGACGGTCGTCGATCTTTGTGCCGGCGCCGGCGGCAAGACGCTGGCACTCGCCGCCGAGATGGAGAACAAAGGCCGGTTGATTGCCGCCGATGCGGATCGGAGCCGGCTTTCAAGGATGGCACCGCGACTGGTACGGGCAGGGGTGTCGAACGTCGAGACCCTGCTGCTCAACCCGGGCCGCGAACGGGAGGCGCTTGCCGATCTTCGCGGTACGGCCGACATCGTTCTCGTCGACGCGCCCTGTTCCGGAACCGGCACCTGGCGACGCAACCCGGAAACGCGCTGGCGGCTCACCCCGGACCGGCTCGCGCGGTTGGTGGCGCTTCAGTCCCAACTTCTTGATGTTGCGGCGGAACTCGTTCGTCCCGGCGGATTTCTCGTCTATGCCGTTTGTTCGCTGTTGCGGCAGGAGGGGCGGGATCAGGCAGACCGCTTTTCGGCGCGTTCATCCCTGGTTCCGGCGCCGCTTGCCATCACGGCGGGGAGCGACGCTCGAACCGGGCGGATTCTTGCCCCCGCGCGTGACAATACGGACGGCTTTTTCGTCGCACGGTGGCAGGCGCCATGCTAG
- a CDS encoding leucyl aminopeptidase, with protein sequence MKISFTAQRPTGSHALAIPVWGEDLLTERLAGLNDGARTLAARAAEAQRFEREAGGIAEIFVDDNGAARRLLLVGLGSNRSDPGVFERVGGALTARLLTSGETRLVVDLSGLDVGADAAARIAFGAAARSWRYDIYRTKISRKQKATLEEVVIVGAGEGAEAAWETQSALLDGICFTRELVTEPANIIFPVSFVERCRARMEPLGIEIDVLDEDRMRELGMLALLGVGQGSEQPSRLLVMRWNGGGEASAKPVVFVGKGITFDTGGISIKPAAGMEAMKWDMGGAGAVAGAMLALAGRKAKANVVGICALAENMPDGKAQRPGDVVTSMSGQTIEVINTDAEGRLVLCDAITWAQREFHPEVLVDLATLTGAMIISLGHEYAGVFSNDDGLAGQLQAAGQATGDRLWRMPVGEAYDKLIDSPIADMKNVGPREGGSITAATFIQRFVEPGVKWAHLDVAGTVWADKPGHLHAKGATGYGVALLDRLIADNYER encoded by the coding sequence TTGAAGATCAGCTTCACCGCCCAGCGTCCGACCGGTTCCCATGCCCTCGCCATCCCGGTCTGGGGCGAGGATCTGCTGACCGAGCGCCTCGCCGGTCTGAACGATGGCGCGCGGACGCTCGCCGCGCGGGCGGCGGAGGCGCAGCGTTTCGAGCGCGAAGCCGGTGGAATTGCCGAGATCTTCGTCGACGACAATGGCGCCGCGCGGCGCCTCCTGCTCGTCGGCCTCGGATCGAACCGCAGCGATCCCGGCGTTTTCGAGCGCGTCGGCGGTGCGCTCACCGCGCGTCTGCTGACGTCCGGCGAGACGCGGCTCGTCGTCGACCTTTCGGGGCTCGACGTCGGTGCCGATGCCGCGGCCCGGATCGCGTTCGGCGCTGCGGCCCGCTCGTGGCGCTACGACATCTATCGGACCAAGATTTCCCGCAAGCAGAAGGCCACCCTCGAGGAGGTCGTGATCGTCGGCGCGGGGGAGGGTGCCGAGGCCGCTTGGGAGACGCAGTCCGCCCTGCTGGACGGGATCTGCTTTACCCGCGAGCTGGTGACCGAACCTGCCAACATCATCTTCCCGGTGAGCTTCGTCGAGCGCTGCCGTGCCCGCATGGAGCCGCTCGGCATCGAGATCGACGTGCTCGATGAGGATCGGATGCGCGAACTCGGCATGCTCGCCCTGCTCGGCGTCGGCCAGGGATCGGAGCAGCCCTCGCGCTTGCTGGTAATGCGGTGGAACGGCGGCGGGGAAGCTTCCGCGAAGCCGGTGGTGTTCGTCGGCAAAGGCATCACCTTCGACACCGGCGGCATCTCGATAAAGCCCGCGGCCGGTATGGAGGCGATGAAGTGGGACATGGGCGGTGCCGGTGCCGTTGCCGGCGCGATGCTCGCGCTTGCCGGCCGCAAGGCGAAGGCGAACGTGGTCGGCATCTGCGCGCTTGCCGAGAACATGCCCGACGGCAAGGCGCAGCGGCCGGGCGATGTCGTCACCTCGATGTCCGGGCAGACGATCGAAGTCATCAACACCGACGCCGAAGGCCGGCTCGTCCTGTGCGACGCGATCACCTGGGCTCAACGCGAGTTCCACCCGGAGGTGCTCGTCGATCTCGCCACCCTGACCGGTGCGATGATCATTTCCCTCGGTCACGAATATGCCGGCGTCTTCTCGAACGACGATGGGCTTGCCGGCCAGCTGCAGGCCGCCGGACAGGCGACCGGCGATCGGTTGTGGCGGATGCCGGTAGGGGAGGCCTATGACAAATTGATCGACTCTCCGATTGCCGACATGAAGAATGTCGGTCCTCGCGAAGGCGGGTCGATCACCGCGGCCACGTTCATTCAGCGTTTCGTCGAGCCCGGGGTTAAATGGGCCCATCTCGACGTCGCCGGGACGGTCTGGGCCGACAAACCCGGCCATCTCCACGCCAAGGGCGCCACCGGCTATGGCGTGGCCCTGCTCGATCGGCTGATCGCGGACAATTACGAACGCTGA
- the rsmA gene encoding 16S rRNA (adenine(1518)-N(6)/adenine(1519)-N(6))-dimethyltransferase RsmA encodes MGALPPLREVIARHGLSASKALGQNFLLDEQLLDRIARIPGDLVGKRAYEVGPGPGGLTRALLRAGAEVVAVERDRRCLPALDEVNVASGGRLRVIEGDALAIDERSEAGDGAHIVANLPYNVGTALLVRWLGGEIWPPFWASLSLMFQLEVAERIAARPDTSAYGRLAVLAQWRSDAKVAMKVHRSAFVPPPKVMSAVVHIVPKAAPAGVRAATLEALTAAAFGQRRKMLRQSLKSLPGALEALETVGIDSARRAETLSVDEFVEVARAIPAAGKIS; translated from the coding sequence ATGGGGGCGCTTCCGCCGCTGCGCGAGGTAATCGCGCGGCACGGCCTCAGCGCCTCGAAGGCACTCGGCCAGAATTTTCTGCTCGACGAACAATTGCTCGATCGCATCGCTCGCATCCCCGGAGATCTTGTCGGCAAGCGCGCTTACGAGGTCGGCCCTGGCCCGGGCGGCCTCACCCGCGCTCTGCTCCGCGCCGGTGCCGAGGTGGTCGCGGTTGAACGCGACCGCCGTTGCCTGCCTGCGCTGGACGAGGTGAACGTCGCCTCCGGTGGACGGCTGCGGGTGATCGAAGGTGACGCACTGGCGATCGACGAGCGCTCGGAAGCCGGCGACGGTGCGCATATCGTTGCCAACCTCCCTTACAATGTCGGAACCGCCTTGCTCGTCCGCTGGCTCGGCGGCGAGATCTGGCCGCCATTCTGGGCATCGCTCAGCCTGATGTTTCAGCTTGAGGTTGCCGAGCGGATCGCGGCCAGGCCGGACACGTCGGCTTACGGCCGCCTCGCCGTTCTCGCCCAGTGGCGCAGCGACGCGAAGGTGGCGATGAAGGTTCATCGCTCAGCCTTCGTTCCTCCGCCGAAGGTGATGTCGGCAGTGGTGCACATTGTTCCGAAGGCCGCTCCTGCCGGAGTACGTGCAGCGACTCTGGAGGCGCTCACCGCCGCCGCGTTCGGTCAGCGCCGCAAGATGCTTCGGCAGAGTCTAAAATCGCTGCCCGGTGCGCTGGAGGCTCTCGAAACGGTCGGCATCGACTCGGCGCGCCGCGCCGAGACGCTGTCGGTCGACGAATTCGTCGAGGTCGCGAGAGCCATTCCGGCGGCGGGCAAGATCTCTTAA
- a CDS encoding tetratricopeptide repeat protein, with the protein MRLTPIALSAAIALATMASAGHGQKPDDQIDARSLQLTEQARTLQSGARYSEAIDLLESALAVDPRNRQAYVGLARVAQSQKLPGKAIRFYSEALKLEPNDVNALTGQGEAYVQRGAVERAKQNLERVKSLCANPCPQATTLASVIAKGPPADVVTAQVPAPTTAPKP; encoded by the coding sequence ATGCGCCTTACCCCCATCGCCCTCTCGGCCGCGATCGCCCTGGCGACGATGGCCAGCGCAGGTCACGGTCAAAAGCCCGACGACCAGATCGACGCGCGCTCGCTGCAACTTACCGAGCAGGCACGCACGCTTCAGTCCGGGGCGCGCTATTCCGAAGCCATCGATCTCCTAGAGAGCGCGCTCGCCGTCGATCCGCGCAACCGCCAGGCCTATGTCGGCCTCGCACGCGTCGCGCAGAGCCAGAAACTGCCCGGCAAGGCGATCCGTTTCTACAGCGAAGCGCTCAAGCTCGAGCCCAACGACGTCAACGCGCTCACCGGGCAGGGCGAAGCCTATGTCCAGCGCGGTGCCGTCGAACGCGCCAAGCAGAATCTGGAACGGGTGAAGAGCCTCTGCGCCAACCCGTGTCCGCAGGCCACGACGCTGGCATCGGTAATCGCCAAGGGTCCGCCGGCGGACGTGGTGACAGCCCAGGTTCCGGCCCCGACCACGGCGCCGAAGCCTTAA
- the pdxA gene encoding 4-hydroxythreonine-4-phosphate dehydrogenase PdxA, with the protein MTKPLAVALGDPAGIGPEITAKAWERRRAEGLSPFFGVGSPEAVSAVWGGPIEVVAGPDEAAACFERAFPVIRVDGGADSEPGKPTLEGARNSLDALEIAVGLTRSGAASAIVTGPVSKAQLYAIGFVHPGQTEFVAERCGISAGMVAMMLAGPTLRTVPVTTHVPLRDVPDLVTTDLIVARGRTTIRGLRRQFGIERPRIAIAGLNPHAGESGALGREEIDTVIPAIERLREEDAEIIGPLAADTMFHPRMRATYDAALCLYHDQALVPLKTLHFDEGVNITLGLPIVRTSPDHGTAFAIAGRNEAEPGAMIAALAMAAECAQRLYQA; encoded by the coding sequence TTGACCAAGCCGCTTGCCGTCGCGCTGGGAGATCCGGCAGGCATCGGCCCCGAAATCACGGCCAAGGCATGGGAGCGGCGACGGGCGGAAGGCCTGTCGCCCTTCTTCGGTGTCGGCTCGCCCGAGGCCGTGTCGGCAGTGTGGGGCGGGCCAATCGAGGTGGTCGCCGGCCCGGACGAGGCCGCTGCCTGCTTCGAGCGGGCCTTCCCCGTGATCCGGGTCGACGGCGGTGCCGACAGCGAGCCCGGCAAGCCGACGCTGGAGGGTGCCCGCAATTCTTTGGACGCGCTCGAGATCGCAGTCGGCCTGACCCGTTCGGGGGCGGCCTCGGCGATCGTGACCGGGCCCGTGTCCAAGGCCCAGCTCTACGCAATCGGTTTCGTTCATCCCGGACAGACCGAATTCGTTGCCGAACGCTGCGGCATTTCGGCCGGCATGGTCGCGATGATGCTCGCCGGGCCCACCCTGCGCACGGTGCCGGTCACCACCCATGTCCCGTTGCGTGACGTTCCCGATCTTGTCACCACCGATCTGATCGTTGCCCGCGGCCGGACGACGATCAGAGGGCTCCGCCGCCAGTTCGGGATCGAACGGCCACGCATCGCCATTGCCGGTCTCAACCCCCATGCCGGCGAAAGCGGGGCGCTCGGCCGTGAGGAGATCGATACGGTCATTCCCGCCATCGAGCGGCTGCGCGAGGAGGATGCCGAGATCATCGGCCCGCTCGCAGCCGACACGATGTTCCATCCACGCATGCGCGCTACCTACGATGCCGCGCTTTGCCTGTACCACGATCAGGCGCTGGTGCCGCTCAAGACCCTCCATTTTGACGAGGGGGTCAACATCACGCTCGGTCTGCCGATCGTGCGCACCTCGCCCGACCATGGCACCGCCTTCGCAATTGCGGGGCGAAACGAGGCGGAGCCCGGCGCGATGATTGCTGCCCTGGCGATGGCAGCCGAATGCGCGCAACGTCTCTACCAGGCCTGA
- a CDS encoding DNA polymerase III subunit chi, which produces MVVNFYHLTQAPLERILPSICERLLAEGARVLLVGEAGQLARLDEQLWTYAKDSFLPHGRARAESQPILLSTEPEPVNGATAIALADGLWREDALRFERAYFFFDTESLDGAREAWRGLRGREGVEPRYWKQDDSGKWVQGP; this is translated from the coding sequence GTGGTCGTCAATTTCTACCACCTGACCCAGGCGCCCCTCGAGCGGATCCTACCCTCGATCTGCGAGCGGCTCCTCGCCGAGGGCGCGCGCGTGCTGCTGGTCGGCGAGGCGGGGCAACTCGCCCGTCTCGACGAGCAGCTCTGGACCTATGCCAAGGACAGCTTTCTGCCGCACGGCCGGGCGCGTGCGGAGAGCCAGCCGATCCTGCTTTCCACCGAGCCGGAACCGGTCAACGGAGCCACCGCGATTGCCCTCGCCGACGGCCTCTGGCGCGAGGATGCCCTTCGCTTCGAGCGCGCCTATTTCTTCTTCGACACGGAAAGTCTCGACGGGGCGCGCGAGGCCTGGCGCGGCCTGCGTGGCCGCGAGGGAGTAGAGCCGCGTTATTGGAAGCAGGACGACAGCGGCAAATGGGTACAGGGCCCCTGA
- a CDS encoding LPS-assembly protein LptD: MKRPNLICLTALPLLLCAPAAALAQSSEAAGPPAPAELGTDSRQVAFSADTLAYDETNDVVTATGDVRMNSEGNKLRADRVVWTRTSDEVRAEGNVRLVTPEGDVAYGESIVLHDSMRDAVADHLLVVLEGGGRLAADRGERKDGYTTLYRAAYTPCAVTHPDGCPKNPTWQITAVRVVHDPYKKRIRYEGAGLNLFGTRIIALPGLSHPDGSGGGGSGLLVPDVRFSQSNGLEISTPYYLKIAPDKDATIAPHLYTDVLPMIEGHYRQLTSLGAFQVAGYLTYGSRIPIDDAAGVIDKDKGIRAYIEGNGRFQLDRDWSITASGRYVTDRTFLRRYDITRDTRLRSMVDIERIRDDSYISIAGWAFQGLRTTDNAGQQPVVLPAIDARFRLDDPIWDGKIELQANSLSILRTDGQDTQRAFAAAKWERRSLTDWGQELILTGYARGDVYHTSDVDLTQTALYRGERGWHARGIGAVAAELRWPLVGSFMGGTQRLTPRVQIVASPPTENLAIPNEDARAVDLEDSNLFALNRFPGYDRWEDGARITYGFDWGFDLPGVSTRTTIGQSYRLSEMESILPPGTGLSDRWSDIVGRTNVKVGHKLSFVHRFRLDKDSFELRRNEIDAVVGGHQTYATIGYLRLNRDIDPSIEDLRDREEIRLGGRIRFARYWSLFGSTVIDLTDAKEDPTSGADGYEPVRHRLGISYDDDCIEIGVTWRRDYDTTGDFRRGNTFLFRVALKNLGR; encoded by the coding sequence GTGAAAAGACCGAACCTTATCTGCCTGACGGCTCTGCCCCTTTTGCTGTGCGCGCCCGCGGCTGCGCTCGCCCAGAGCAGCGAAGCGGCGGGGCCGCCGGCACCGGCCGAACTCGGTACCGACTCGCGCCAGGTCGCGTTCAGTGCCGACACGCTGGCCTATGACGAGACCAACGACGTCGTCACCGCCACCGGCGACGTCCGGATGAACAGCGAGGGGAACAAGCTACGGGCCGATCGCGTCGTGTGGACACGGACGAGCGACGAGGTCAGGGCCGAAGGCAACGTCCGCCTCGTGACGCCGGAGGGGGACGTCGCTTATGGCGAGAGCATCGTTCTCCATGACTCGATGCGCGATGCGGTGGCCGACCATCTCCTCGTCGTCCTCGAAGGCGGCGGTCGCCTGGCCGCGGACCGCGGCGAGCGCAAGGACGGTTATACGACGCTCTATCGTGCCGCCTACACCCCCTGCGCCGTGACGCATCCCGACGGCTGCCCGAAGAATCCGACCTGGCAGATCACCGCCGTGCGGGTCGTCCACGATCCCTACAAGAAGCGGATCCGCTACGAGGGCGCCGGGCTGAACCTGTTCGGAACCCGGATCATCGCCCTTCCCGGCCTGTCGCACCCGGACGGCAGCGGCGGCGGCGGCAGCGGGCTGCTGGTGCCGGACGTGCGCTTCAGCCAATCCAACGGTCTCGAGATTTCGACGCCTTATTACCTCAAGATCGCGCCCGACAAGGATGCGACCATCGCGCCGCACCTCTACACCGACGTGCTGCCGATGATCGAAGGCCATTATCGCCAGCTCACCAGTCTCGGCGCCTTCCAGGTCGCGGGCTATCTCACATATGGATCGCGCATCCCGATCGACGACGCGGCGGGCGTGATCGACAAGGACAAGGGCATTCGTGCCTATATCGAAGGCAATGGCCGCTTTCAGCTCGACCGCGACTGGAGCATCACCGCGTCGGGGCGTTACGTCACCGATCGCACCTTCCTGCGCCGGTACGACATCACACGCGACACCCGCCTGCGCTCGATGGTCGACATCGAGCGGATCCGCGACGACAGCTACATTTCGATCGCCGGCTGGGCATTCCAGGGTCTGCGCACGACCGACAATGCCGGCCAGCAGCCGGTCGTGCTGCCGGCGATCGATGCCCGCTTCCGCCTCGACGATCCGATCTGGGACGGGAAGATCGAGCTTCAGGCGAACAGCCTTTCGATCCTCCGCACCGACGGCCAGGACACGCAGCGCGCCTTTGCCGCGGCGAAATGGGAACGGCGCAGCCTCACCGACTGGGGCCAGGAACTGATCCTCACCGGTTATGCGCGGGGCGACGTCTACCATACCAGCGACGTCGATCTGACCCAGACGGCGCTCTACCGCGGCGAGCGTGGTTGGCACGCGCGCGGCATCGGCGCCGTCGCTGCCGAGTTGCGCTGGCCGCTGGTCGGGTCGTTCATGGGCGGAACCCAGCGGCTGACCCCGCGCGTCCAGATCGTGGCCTCGCCCCCGACCGAGAATCTCGCAATTCCCAACGAGGATGCGCGCGCGGTCGATCTCGAGGATTCAAACCTTTTCGCGCTGAACCGATTCCCCGGCTATGATCGCTGGGAGGATGGCGCGCGCATCACCTACGGCTTCGACTGGGGCTTCGATCTGCCGGGGGTGAGCACGCGGACGACGATCGGGCAGAGCTATCGGCTGAGCGAGATGGAGAGCATCCTGCCACCCGGCACCGGTCTGTCCGACCGCTGGTCGGACATCGTCGGACGAACCAACGTGAAGGTCGGCCACAAGTTGAGCTTCGTCCACCGCTTCCGGCTCGACAAGGACAGTTTCGAGTTGCGCCGCAACGAGATCGACGCCGTCGTCGGTGGCCACCAGACCTACGCCACGATCGGCTATCTGCGGCTCAATCGCGACATCGATCCCTCGATCGAGGATCTTCGCGACCGGGAGGAAATCCGCCTTGGCGGCCGGATCCGCTTCGCCCGCTACTGGTCGCTGTTCGGCTCGACCGTGATCGATCTGACCGATGCCAAGGAGGATCCGACCTCCGGCGCCGATGGCTACGAGCCGGTGCGCCACCGCCTGGGCATCAGCTACGACGACGATTGCATCGAAATAGGCGTGACGTGGCGACGCGATTATGACACCACCGGAGACTTCCGGCGCGGGAATACCTTCCTGTTCCGGGTGGCGCTCAAGAACCTCGGCCGCTAA
- a CDS encoding DUF6665 family protein: MTFRPPRSLSNSPDAGLAGLEREILGEKADILGQAGQKVQRSIAALRDSDESGRTEALRDAARAVQAYFIQRELCGLRNHAPVIEQYAIPRAVLIRLGAC, encoded by the coding sequence GTGACCTTTCGACCGCCCCGAAGCCTGTCAAACTCGCCCGACGCCGGCCTCGCCGGACTTGAACGGGAAATTCTCGGCGAGAAGGCCGACATCCTGGGCCAGGCCGGACAAAAAGTGCAGCGTTCCATCGCGGCGCTGCGCGACTCGGACGAAAGCGGGCGTACGGAGGCGCTTCGGGATGCGGCACGTGCCGTGCAGGCCTATTTCATCCAGCGGGAGCTTTGTGGGCTTCGCAATCATGCGCCGGTGATCGAACAATATGCGATCCCCCGGGCAGTGCTGATCCGCCTCGGCGCCTGCTAG